The Limnochorda sp. LNt genome includes a region encoding these proteins:
- the iolB gene encoding 5-deoxy-glucuronate isomerase, which yields MQRLDLHRRPPQTPGFVPVVRAGEGLRHLSFGLLRLGAAERHRVGSDGEELALVLIEGRVRLHGHGLEGRELGPRPSVFEGRAGALYLPPGEQVELEAPEPCHLAVIGSPAARGKGAGAVVVTPQDVRVQHRGRPGFEREVHDIIDERVPAQRLLVGETFNGPGQWSSYPPHKHDEAIPDVEIPLEEVYYFRVEPPQGFGVQVVYSPARGVEACYRIVDGDVTLLPFGYHPVAAAPGYRVYYLWALAGEERALCFHDDPAHAWVHEMPVS from the coding sequence ATGCAACGGCTCGACCTGCACCGCAGACCGCCCCAGACGCCCGGATTCGTGCCGGTGGTGCGGGCCGGGGAGGGGTTGCGTCACCTCTCCTTCGGCCTACTGCGGCTGGGGGCGGCCGAGCGGCACCGGGTCGGCTCCGACGGCGAGGAGCTGGCGCTGGTGCTGATCGAGGGCCGCGTCCGGCTGCACGGGCACGGGCTCGAGGGGAGGGAGCTGGGGCCCCGCCCGAGCGTCTTCGAGGGACGAGCCGGCGCCCTCTACCTGCCGCCGGGGGAGCAGGTCGAGCTGGAGGCGCCGGAGCCCTGCCATCTCGCCGTCATCGGCTCGCCGGCCGCCCGAGGGAAGGGTGCCGGGGCGGTGGTCGTCACGCCCCAAGACGTCCGGGTGCAGCATCGCGGGCGCCCGGGCTTCGAGCGCGAGGTGCACGACATCATCGACGAGCGCGTGCCGGCGCAGCGGCTGCTGGTCGGCGAAACCTTCAATGGTCCAGGCCAGTGGTCCAGCTATCCGCCCCACAAGCACGACGAGGCGATTCCCGACGTCGAGATCCCGCTGGAGGAGGTCTACTACTTCCGCGTCGAGCCGCCGCAGGGCTTCGGGGTGCAGGTGGTCTACAGCCCGGCGCGCGGCGTCGAGGCCTGCTACCGCATCGTGGACGGCGACGTCACGCTGCTGCCCTTCGGATACCACCCGGTGGCGGCAGCGCCGGGGTATCGGGTCTACTACCTGTGGGCCCTGGCGGGTGAGGAGCGGGCGCTGTGCTTCCACGACGACCCGGCCCACGCGTGGGTGCACGAGATGCCCGTCTCCTGA
- a CDS encoding DeoR/GlpR family DNA-binding transcription regulator: MLVTQRQQRILHNVREHAGASVEDLSSALGVSPATIRRDLVRLEEMGLIRRVRGGAMPLAQDGVLPLPESREGHRAQEKRRIGAAAAAMVKDDSVIIIDAGTTTKQMVHHLAARRGLTVITRDLRIALALAQYPHIHCVFLGGSVRRSASTAGTLVLRFLQQFHADQVFLGALGISLEEGIWTSDLEESLVKLESMRRSQQCVILADSTKLGRSGGALVAPVSEMDVLVTDMEADPQVVEQLTRWGVTVVRA, from the coding sequence GTGCTGGTGACGCAGCGCCAACAGCGCATTCTCCACAACGTCCGGGAGCACGCGGGGGCCTCGGTGGAGGACCTCTCGAGCGCTCTCGGCGTCTCGCCGGCGACCATCCGCCGGGACCTGGTGCGGCTGGAGGAGATGGGGCTCATCCGCCGCGTGCGGGGCGGGGCCATGCCGCTCGCCCAGGACGGCGTGCTGCCCCTGCCGGAGAGCCGGGAGGGCCACCGCGCGCAGGAGAAGCGGCGCATCGGCGCCGCGGCCGCCGCCATGGTCAAGGACGACTCGGTCATCATCATCGACGCCGGCACGACCACCAAGCAGATGGTGCATCATCTCGCGGCCCGGCGGGGCTTGACGGTCATCACCCGCGACCTGCGGATCGCTCTCGCACTGGCCCAGTATCCGCACATCCACTGCGTCTTCCTGGGGGGCAGCGTCCGGCGCAGCGCTAGCACGGCCGGCACCCTGGTGCTGCGGTTCCTCCAGCAGTTCCATGCGGACCAGGTCTTCCTCGGAGCCCTGGGCATCTCGCTGGAGGAGGGCATCTGGACCAGTGACCTCGAGGAGTCCCTGGTCAAGCTGGAGAGCATGCGCCGCAGCCAGCAGTGCGTCATCCTGGCCGACAGCACCAAGCTGGGGAGGTCTGGAGGGGCCCTCGTCGCGCCGGTCTCCGAGATGGACGTCCTGGTGACCGACATGGAGGCGGACCCCCAGGTCGTCGAGCAGCTGACCCGCTGGGGCGTGACGGTGGTGCGGGCGTAG
- a CDS encoding pectate lyase, which translates to MAVSALLVSGVSAPAALATTDGGPRIVSASRTGAETIELVLEGVVDGLDSHAITVQAPTTPWFGVLRTQQPDPGFVEVPVLHRSVVDRDGATIVTLKIGALPPPPRDLSSIPWYTGTYQTGDLTRDIQQADALLTWQLHGGWSKGMEEQYKRPWDGAEPSPSAEIQEAIRGALAWFERAKVPDTRYVRRDPQEQYFYHEPGSVIWYRFYDLRTNEPIFSGRDGVVKRDIREIEKERREGYAWATTKPRALLEMARSLGYYEGKLFVELSGISRGEAWRDRVAIEWSPES; encoded by the coding sequence GTGGCCGTGTCGGCACTGCTGGTGAGCGGGGTCTCTGCGCCAGCAGCGCTGGCCACAACCGACGGGGGGCCCCGGATCGTGAGCGCCTCGCGCACCGGGGCGGAGACCATCGAACTTGTCCTGGAGGGCGTGGTCGATGGTCTCGACTCACACGCAATCACCGTACAGGCGCCGACCACACCGTGGTTCGGCGTGTTGCGAACCCAGCAGCCCGATCCCGGCTTCGTCGAGGTGCCCGTCCTCCATCGCTCGGTGGTGGATCGAGACGGAGCGACCATCGTTACCCTAAAGATCGGTGCCCTGCCCCCGCCGCCCCGAGATCTCTCGTCGATCCCGTGGTACACCGGCACGTATCAAACGGGGGACCTGACCCGCGACATCCAGCAGGCCGACGCACTTCTGACATGGCAACTCCACGGCGGTTGGAGCAAGGGCATGGAGGAGCAGTACAAGCGGCCGTGGGATGGAGCGGAGCCGTCTCCGTCGGCAGAGATTCAAGAGGCCATACGTGGCGCTCTGGCGTGGTTCGAGCGAGCCAAGGTGCCGGATACCAGGTACGTGCGACGGGACCCCCAGGAGCAGTACTTCTACCACGAGCCTGGCAGCGTCATCTGGTATCGCTTCTACGACCTGCGAACCAACGAGCCGATCTTCTCGGGCCGTGACGGAGTCGTCAAGCGCGACATCCGGGAGATCGAGAAGGAGCGTCGAGAGGGCTACGCCTGGGCTACCACCAAGCCGCGGGCGCTCCTGGAGATGGCGCGCAGCCTCGGTTACTACGAAGGCAAGCTCTTCGTGGAATTGAGCGGGATCTCACGGGGCGAAGCATGGAGAGACCGAGTCGCCATCGAATGGTCTCCGGAGTCGTGA
- a CDS encoding Cgl0159 family (beta/alpha)8-fold protein — MALERNPVTVVHWMVFPGPGSTRSVARGEAPASYVLRTVEQVLRDPYFGGIEVTRIKDPDVRRQVREMAIRYGKRLYYGAQPVQLVNEERWIPPTDIASANEVHRRQAAERLLRCVDEAYELGAVSLSLLSGRDPGDSPGNRLRQEATEALVRSLAEICRYARERAEALGREPLWVVLESFDRRTEPGFRNMLIGPSTEALAVARIVRAHLGHFNFGLLYDLSHMRLLKGPGDEEETPDAIRLLAPFLVHVHIGSAVLDPADPLYGDSHPRLDYPASAIGEEQLAGFLSALVDVGYQGPIGLEVVPRPGELSEAVLTSTRALYDVARERLDVNYTLGSFYWHTRRFFTDELWQVLAESRVRRAERVEEAARARRRPDGLTPADGRLLVLAADHPARRVTSAGDDPVALGDRLEYLGRILRVLSSPLVDGVMATPDVVDELLLVDWLVKQHGHQGLLDGRLIVGSMNRSGLAGVEYEMEDRLTAFTPEAIQARGLDAGKLLLRIDPGPYSRYSIQTMSYVAQAASSCRRLGLPVFLEVLPVERVEGRYRVRLETEEMIRAVGVAAGIGEATDRLWLKIPYVPDFYRVARATTLPILLLGGEVLDSPVGLLEDFERGMAEGPNVRGAMVGRNVLFPGRDDPRAVAEAISLIIHQQATAADAVRHLVQTRGAEERFLVERLSAAP; from the coding sequence GTGGCGTTGGAGCGCAACCCGGTGACCGTCGTGCACTGGATGGTCTTTCCCGGTCCGGGGAGCACCCGGTCGGTGGCGCGGGGAGAGGCCCCCGCCTCGTACGTGCTGCGCACCGTCGAGCAGGTGCTGCGGGATCCCTACTTCGGCGGCATCGAGGTGACCCGCATCAAGGACCCGGACGTGCGCCGGCAGGTGCGCGAGATGGCTATCCGCTACGGCAAACGCCTCTACTACGGGGCGCAGCCCGTGCAGCTCGTCAACGAGGAGCGATGGATCCCACCCACCGACATCGCCAGTGCCAACGAGGTCCACCGGCGGCAGGCCGCGGAGCGGCTCCTGCGCTGCGTCGACGAGGCGTACGAGCTGGGGGCGGTCTCGTTGAGCCTGCTCAGCGGCCGCGACCCGGGCGACTCGCCGGGCAACCGGCTGCGTCAGGAGGCCACCGAAGCCCTGGTGCGGTCCCTGGCCGAGATCTGCCGGTACGCCCGGGAGCGGGCCGAGGCCCTCGGGCGCGAGCCCCTGTGGGTAGTGCTGGAGAGCTTCGACCGCCGCACCGAGCCCGGCTTCCGCAACATGCTCATCGGCCCGTCGACCGAGGCGCTGGCCGTGGCTCGGATCGTGCGCGCCCATCTGGGCCACTTCAACTTCGGGCTGCTCTACGACCTCTCCCACATGCGGCTGCTCAAGGGGCCCGGCGACGAGGAGGAGACGCCCGACGCGATCCGGCTGCTCGCGCCGTTCCTGGTCCACGTGCACATCGGCAGCGCGGTGCTGGATCCGGCAGATCCTCTGTACGGCGACAGCCACCCTCGGCTCGACTATCCCGCCAGCGCCATCGGCGAGGAGCAGCTGGCGGGCTTCCTGTCGGCGCTGGTCGACGTCGGCTACCAGGGCCCCATCGGGCTCGAGGTCGTGCCTCGTCCGGGCGAGCTGTCGGAGGCGGTGTTGACGAGCACCCGTGCCCTCTACGACGTCGCCCGGGAGCGACTGGACGTCAACTACACCCTGGGCTCGTTCTACTGGCACACGCGCCGGTTCTTCACGGACGAGCTGTGGCAGGTGCTGGCCGAGAGCCGGGTGCGACGAGCCGAGCGCGTGGAGGAGGCCGCCCGGGCCCGTCGCCGCCCCGATGGCCTGACCCCCGCCGACGGCAGGCTGCTGGTGCTGGCCGCCGACCACCCCGCACGGCGCGTCACGTCGGCCGGCGACGATCCGGTGGCCCTCGGCGACCGCCTGGAGTACCTGGGCCGCATCCTGCGTGTGCTGAGCAGCCCCCTCGTCGACGGCGTCATGGCGACCCCCGACGTCGTCGATGAGCTCCTCCTGGTCGACTGGCTGGTCAAGCAGCACGGGCACCAGGGGTTGCTGGACGGGCGCCTGATCGTGGGCTCCATGAACCGCTCCGGCCTGGCCGGGGTGGAGTACGAGATGGAGGACCGCCTGACGGCCTTCACGCCCGAGGCCATTCAGGCGCGGGGGCTGGATGCGGGCAAGCTCCTGCTTCGCATCGACCCGGGCCCCTACTCCCGCTACTCCATCCAGACCATGTCCTACGTGGCCCAGGCGGCCAGCAGCTGCCGGCGACTTGGTCTGCCGGTCTTCCTGGAGGTGCTGCCCGTCGAGCGCGTCGAGGGCCGCTACCGGGTGCGCCTGGAGACCGAGGAGATGATCCGGGCCGTGGGGGTCGCCGCGGGGATCGGGGAGGCGACCGACCGGTTGTGGCTCAAGATCCCGTACGTGCCCGACTTCTACCGGGTGGCGCGGGCCACCACCCTCCCCATCCTGCTCCTGGGGGGCGAGGTGCTCGACAGTCCGGTCGGCCTGCTGGAGGACTTCGAGCGGGGCATGGCCGAGGGCCCCAACGTCCGGGGGGCCATGGTGGGCCGCAACGTGCTCTTCCCGGGGCGTGACGACCCCAGGGCCGTGGCGGAGGCCATCAGCCTCATCATCCACCAGCAGGCGACGGCCGCCGATGCCGTCCGCCATCTCGTGCAGACCCGAGGAGCCGAGGAGCGCTTCCTGGTGGAGCGCCTGTCGGCGGCGCCCTGA
- a CDS encoding family 4 glycosyl hydrolase, translated as MRTTRICIVGGGSYNWGPTLLKDIASKKEVLDGTVVLHDVDPVALDDMARLGRKIMEQAEAGFAVEATTDLRSALAGAEFVVVTITTGGLETMACDLEIPLKYGVYQTVGDTVGPGGLSRALRNIPPMLEIARAMEAVCPDAWLINLTNPMSTLTRAIACSTRIKVVGLCHEVDSTRATLLRMFGARPDELEALVAGINHLPWFVQLRIQGEDGVERVRRHVAEGRPIPLKPDFEERSPFQDHWKVKLALLDVVGYLAGAGDRHVAEFFPYFLKEQTRFGADYDVEMTPIDLRRRRTEAHRERVRAWLREGERVPLGRSREEFSDIIAALEGVSEPVRTVVNLPNVGQIANLPRDVIVETSAVAGPTGIHPISVGELPLPILASVYPHVINQEMTVQAGIRGDRKLALQALINDPLVRDPASARSMLDELLRANARWLPQF; from the coding sequence GTGCGCACGACACGGATCTGCATCGTAGGCGGCGGCAGCTACAACTGGGGCCCGACGCTGTTGAAGGACATCGCCTCCAAGAAAGAGGTGCTCGACGGCACCGTGGTCCTTCACGACGTCGACCCCGTCGCCCTCGACGACATGGCGCGGCTCGGCCGCAAGATCATGGAGCAGGCCGAGGCGGGCTTCGCCGTCGAGGCGACGACCGACCTGCGCTCGGCACTGGCCGGCGCCGAGTTCGTGGTGGTCACCATCACCACCGGCGGCCTCGAGACCATGGCCTGCGATCTGGAGATCCCGTTGAAGTACGGGGTGTATCAGACGGTAGGCGACACCGTGGGTCCCGGCGGGCTGAGCCGGGCGCTGCGCAACATCCCGCCCATGCTGGAGATCGCCCGCGCCATGGAGGCGGTCTGCCCCGATGCCTGGCTCATCAACCTGACCAACCCGATGTCCACCCTGACCCGAGCCATCGCCTGCTCGACGCGGATCAAGGTCGTGGGGCTGTGCCACGAGGTCGACAGCACGCGGGCCACCTTGCTGCGGATGTTCGGGGCACGCCCGGACGAGCTGGAGGCACTGGTGGCCGGCATCAATCACCTCCCCTGGTTCGTGCAGCTGCGGATCCAGGGCGAGGACGGCGTGGAGAGGGTCCGCCGGCACGTCGCCGAGGGGAGGCCCATCCCGCTCAAGCCCGACTTCGAGGAGCGATCGCCCTTCCAGGACCACTGGAAGGTGAAGCTGGCGCTCCTGGACGTGGTGGGCTACCTGGCCGGGGCCGGTGACCGGCACGTCGCCGAGTTCTTCCCCTACTTCCTGAAGGAGCAGACGCGCTTCGGGGCGGACTACGACGTGGAGATGACCCCCATCGACCTGCGCCGGCGCCGCACCGAGGCCCACCGGGAGCGGGTGCGGGCCTGGTTGCGGGAGGGCGAGCGGGTGCCGCTGGGGCGCTCCAGGGAGGAGTTCTCCGACATCATCGCCGCGCTCGAGGGGGTCAGCGAGCCGGTGCGAACGGTGGTCAACCTGCCCAACGTCGGCCAGATCGCCAATCTGCCCCGCGACGTCATCGTCGAGACGAGCGCGGTGGCCGGGCCGACCGGGATCCATCCCATCTCGGTGGGCGAGCTTCCCCTCCCCATCCTGGCGAGCGTGTACCCGCACGTCATCAACCAGGAGATGACCGTCCAGGCCGGCATTCGGGGCGACCGCAAGCTGGCGTTGCAGGCCCTGATCAACGACCCGCTGGTACGCGACCCGGCCTCGGCGAGATCCATGCTCGACGAGCTGTTGCGTGCCAACGCCCGGTGGCTGCCTCAGTTCTGA
- a CDS encoding carbohydrate ABC transporter permease has translation MNVGEKVLAPAGLARQGLSRAWRDELTGLAFVSPWVVGFLAFTLFPMIMSLWLAFTRYDLLTPPRFIGLDNFRQMVADPRFIKAVSVTVRYAVLSVPLKLAVALLVAMLLAQKLRGVGIYRVAYYLPSLVGSSVAVAIMWRKIFARDGLVNAVLGLVGIRGPDWLTHPSLALYTLAGLSAWQFGSSMVIFLAGLKQIPAEYYEAAAVDGSNRWHMFWRITLPLLSPVIFFNLVMQTINAFQVFTQGFLITNGGPMDETLFYSLYLYQKGFRHFDMGYASAMAWVLLVLIAGVTALIFKSTGRLVYYEAESEEGGQGR, from the coding sequence ATGAACGTGGGCGAGAAGGTGCTGGCCCCCGCCGGGCTGGCCCGGCAGGGCCTCTCGAGGGCGTGGCGCGACGAGCTGACGGGTCTGGCCTTCGTCTCGCCGTGGGTGGTCGGCTTCCTGGCGTTCACTCTGTTTCCCATGATCATGTCCTTGTGGCTGGCGTTCACCCGATACGACCTGTTGACGCCGCCACGCTTCATCGGGCTCGACAACTTCCGCCAGATGGTAGCCGACCCTCGGTTCATCAAGGCGGTCAGCGTCACCGTGCGCTATGCGGTGCTATCGGTGCCCCTCAAGCTGGCGGTGGCCTTGCTGGTCGCCATGCTGCTGGCGCAGAAGCTCCGTGGCGTTGGGATCTACCGGGTCGCCTACTACCTGCCCTCGCTGGTGGGCTCGTCGGTGGCTGTCGCCATCATGTGGCGCAAGATCTTCGCCCGAGACGGGCTGGTCAACGCGGTGCTGGGGCTGGTGGGCATACGCGGGCCCGACTGGCTGACGCACCCGTCCCTCGCCCTGTACACGCTGGCGGGGCTCTCGGCCTGGCAGTTCGGCTCCTCCATGGTCATCTTCCTGGCGGGGCTCAAGCAGATCCCCGCCGAGTACTACGAGGCGGCGGCCGTCGACGGCAGCAATCGCTGGCACATGTTCTGGCGCATCACGCTGCCGCTGCTTTCGCCGGTGATCTTCTTCAACCTGGTCATGCAGACCATCAACGCCTTCCAGGTGTTCACGCAGGGCTTCCTCATCACCAACGGCGGGCCCATGGACGAGACCCTCTTCTACTCCCTGTATCTGTATCAGAAGGGGTTCCGGCACTTCGACATGGGCTACGCATCGGCCATGGCGTGGGTCCTGCTGGTGCTCATCGCGGGGGTGACGGCCCTCATCTTCAAGTCGACGGGACGCCTGGTCTACTACGAGGCAGAGTCGGAGGAGGGGGGGCAGGGGCGATGA
- a CDS encoding dihydrodipicolinate synthase family protein: protein MVEHLSLADVERLIARGRRIHGAAAVLLPHRPDGTPDPDAFAEMVAFVSRQGLTPAVNMDTGYGELLTPAQRHDLLRRAAQVLSGRPFIAGVYVDPQSADLSDAYRRGADEIRQLGGTPILFPSPRLKALDVTEQRAVFRRVASGGGPLLAFELSPAFSGAGFLFPDELFREVLELPAFAGLKHSSLSRRLEWRRLALRNEVREGFRIYTGNDLAIDMVMYGSDYLLGLAAFAPDAFAIRDTLWETGDARFFELNDVLQYLGQFAFRPPVPAYKHSAAQFLHLRGLVPSDTPHPRGARRPESDRAVLEEIASRLQRLLATLQDVTHRQRPAGS, encoded by the coding sequence GTGGTCGAGCACCTCTCGCTTGCGGACGTGGAGCGGCTCATCGCCCGCGGTCGCCGCATCCACGGCGCCGCGGCCGTCTTGCTGCCCCACCGCCCCGATGGGACGCCGGACCCCGACGCCTTCGCCGAGATGGTCGCCTTCGTCTCGCGACAGGGCCTGACGCCGGCGGTCAACATGGACACGGGCTACGGCGAGCTCCTCACGCCCGCGCAGCGACACGACCTGCTCCGCAGGGCGGCGCAGGTCCTCTCCGGTCGGCCGTTCATCGCGGGGGTGTACGTGGATCCCCAGTCGGCGGACCTTAGCGACGCCTACCGGCGGGGAGCCGACGAGATCCGGCAGCTGGGCGGCACGCCCATCCTCTTCCCGAGCCCCCGGCTCAAGGCCCTGGACGTGACCGAGCAGCGCGCCGTCTTTCGCCGCGTGGCCTCCGGAGGCGGCCCGCTGCTCGCCTTCGAGTTGAGCCCGGCCTTCTCGGGGGCCGGCTTTCTCTTCCCCGACGAGCTGTTCCGGGAGGTGCTGGAGCTTCCGGCCTTCGCGGGCCTCAAGCACTCGTCCCTGAGCCGGCGACTCGAGTGGAGACGGCTGGCCCTGCGCAACGAGGTGCGTGAAGGATTCCGGATCTACACGGGCAACGACCTGGCCATCGACATGGTCATGTACGGCAGCGACTACCTGCTGGGGCTCGCTGCCTTCGCACCCGATGCCTTCGCCATCCGCGACACCCTGTGGGAGACGGGGGACGCCCGCTTCTTCGAGCTCAACGACGTGCTGCAATACCTGGGCCAGTTCGCGTTCCGGCCCCCGGTGCCGGCCTACAAGCACTCCGCCGCGCAGTTCCTGCACCTGCGAGGGCTCGTCCCGTCCGACACGCCGCACCCGCGGGGAGCGAGGCGGCCGGAGTCGGACCGGGCCGTCCTGGAGGAGATCGCCTCCCGGCTGCAGCGCCTGCTCGCCACCCTGCAGGACGTGACCCATCGGCAGCGCCCGGCGGGGAGCTGA
- a CDS encoding ABC transporter substrate-binding protein has translation MHLRRWWASGLVVVMMASWLLALGVDALAGSSQQPVNLRIYWWGNQERHDRTLKALEAYRAKNPHVSFTPEFTAWSGYWDKLAVMVASGNPPDIIQMDYAYLLEYAQRGALMDLAPWVGSALVLDDMDPQLAKAGMVDGKLYAISLGLNVQVLHVNRTLLSEAGLELPPLDWTWEDFFDYSRKVTGALGPQVWFSADFSGEINYFEHWVRQRGRPGIYQGNRLAIDEEDVASWWAMWKSLRDQGLAPPAEVSLASSDELYNYLIVKRQAVAHRGWSNEHERFAVVMQDEMVMTPLPRGGQAEGHYPKSSMFFSVSSRSRHAEEAARFINWFIQAPEALDILRSNRGTPVTSAGRALLQQMGLSQYDVKVFDIEDKILAFAGPVPPPAPKGGAEIRDLFERTSEEVQFGRRTPEDGARYFIAEATRILQRAASQ, from the coding sequence ATGCACCTCAGACGATGGTGGGCGTCAGGGCTCGTCGTGGTGATGATGGCCTCGTGGCTGTTGGCCCTGGGAGTCGATGCACTGGCGGGGTCGTCGCAGCAACCGGTCAACCTGCGGATCTACTGGTGGGGCAACCAGGAGCGTCACGACCGCACGCTCAAGGCGCTCGAGGCGTACCGTGCCAAGAACCCGCACGTCAGCTTCACACCCGAGTTCACCGCCTGGAGCGGCTACTGGGACAAGCTGGCGGTGATGGTCGCCTCGGGCAACCCGCCGGACATCATCCAGATGGATTACGCCTACCTGCTCGAGTACGCCCAGCGCGGCGCCTTGATGGACCTGGCGCCGTGGGTCGGCAGCGCCCTGGTGCTGGATGACATGGACCCGCAATTGGCCAAGGCGGGGATGGTCGACGGCAAGCTTTACGCCATCTCGCTGGGGCTCAACGTCCAGGTGCTGCACGTCAACCGCACGCTGCTGTCGGAGGCCGGGCTCGAGTTGCCGCCGCTGGACTGGACATGGGAGGACTTCTTCGACTACTCCCGCAAGGTGACGGGCGCGCTGGGGCCCCAGGTCTGGTTCAGCGCCGACTTCTCGGGTGAGATCAACTACTTCGAGCACTGGGTGCGTCAGCGAGGACGGCCCGGCATCTACCAGGGTAACCGCCTGGCCATCGACGAGGAGGACGTCGCCAGCTGGTGGGCCATGTGGAAGAGCCTGCGGGATCAGGGCCTGGCGCCTCCCGCGGAGGTCTCGCTGGCCAGCTCCGACGAGCTCTATAACTACCTCATCGTCAAGCGCCAGGCCGTGGCCCATCGCGGCTGGTCCAACGAGCACGAGCGCTTCGCCGTGGTGATGCAGGACGAGATGGTGATGACGCCGCTGCCGCGAGGCGGCCAGGCGGAGGGGCACTACCCCAAGTCCTCCATGTTCTTCTCGGTCTCCTCGCGCAGCCGTCACGCCGAAGAGGCAGCCCGGTTCATCAACTGGTTCATCCAGGCCCCCGAGGCCCTCGACATCCTGCGCTCCAATCGGGGCACGCCGGTCACGTCGGCGGGTCGGGCCCTGCTGCAACAGATGGGCCTCAGCCAGTACGACGTCAAGGTCTTCGACATCGAGGACAAGATCCTGGCCTTCGCCGGCCCGGTCCCGCCACCGGCGCCCAAGGGCGGCGCGGAGATCCGGGATCTGTTCGAGCGCACCAGCGAGGAGGTCCAGTTCGGCCGCAGGACGCCCGAGGACGGGGCCCGGTACTTCATCGCCGAGGCGACCCGCATCCTGCAGCGCGCCGCCTCGCAGTGA
- a CDS encoding carbohydrate ABC transporter permease — MRLRVHWPSLASHLFLIAFGTVMVYPLLWLLSSSLKPDNEIFTTVGLWPSRFAWENYVKGWYAMPSLPFSIFARNSLFVASMTVIGQVMAATVVGYGFARRRFRLRKPLFALMLGTMMLPEQALLVPRYILFRHLDWIDTFRPLVIPPFFGGAFFIFLMILFMRGIPRELDDAAAIDGCSAFQTFWRVILPLSKPPVVVTGIFAFLWTWNDFLEPLVYLSDPRKFTIPLGLRLFLDNSGVVTWGGMFAMSLLSILPTMAVFFVAQRYFIEGIATTGLKG; from the coding sequence ATGAGGCTGCGCGTCCACTGGCCCAGCCTGGCCAGTCACCTCTTTCTCATCGCGTTCGGCACCGTCATGGTCTATCCGTTGCTCTGGCTGCTCTCCAGCAGCCTCAAGCCCGACAACGAGATCTTCACCACCGTGGGGTTGTGGCCCTCACGCTTCGCGTGGGAGAACTACGTCAAGGGCTGGTACGCCATGCCCAGCCTCCCCTTCTCCATCTTCGCGCGCAACTCGCTGTTCGTGGCCAGCATGACGGTCATCGGCCAGGTGATGGCGGCCACGGTGGTGGGGTACGGGTTCGCTCGCCGACGTTTCCGGCTGCGCAAGCCGCTCTTCGCCCTCATGCTCGGGACCATGATGCTGCCGGAGCAGGCCCTGCTGGTGCCCCGCTACATCCTCTTCCGCCACCTGGACTGGATCGACACCTTTCGCCCCCTGGTCATCCCGCCGTTCTTCGGCGGCGCCTTCTTCATCTTCTTGATGATCCTGTTCATGCGGGGCATCCCGCGGGAGCTCGACGACGCGGCGGCCATCGACGGCTGCTCGGCCTTCCAGACCTTCTGGCGCGTCATCCTCCCGCTCTCCAAGCCACCCGTGGTGGTGACGGGGATCTTCGCCTTCTTGTGGACGTGGAACGATTTCCTCGAACCCCTGGTCTACCTCAGCGACCCCCGCAAGTTCACGATCCCTCTGGGGTTGCGCCTCTTCCTCGACAACTCGGGGGTGGTGACATGGGGCGGCATGTTCGCCATGTCGCTCCTCTCCATCCTGCCGACCATGGCGGTCTTCTTCGTGGCGCAGCGCTACTTCATCGAGGGGATCGCCACGACCGGGCTCAAGGGATGA